GGGATCAGGCGCTGGATCTGGTGCTCAAGACCAAAGGCCTGGACAAACGCAAGGTCGGCAACGTGTTGCTGGTGGCCCCGGCAGATGAAATCGCTGCGCGTGAGCGGCAGGAACTGGAATCGCAGAAACAGATCGCCGAACTGGCGCCGTTGCGCCGCGAGCTGCTGCAAGTGAACTACGCCAAGGCTGCGGACATTGCCAAGCTGTTCCAGTCGGTCACCAGTGCCGAGGCCAAGGTCGACGAACGGGGGTCGATCACCGTCGATGAGCGGACCAACAACATCATTGCCTACCAGACCCAGGATCGCCTCGACGAGTTGCGGCGGATCGTGGCGCAGCTGGATATTCCGGTGCGTCAGGTGATGATCGAGGCGCGGATCGTCGAAGCCAACGTCGATTACGACAAGAGTCTGGGCGTGCGCTGGGGCGGATCGATCCAGAACAAGGGCAACTGGAACACTTCCGGGGTCAGCAACGGCTCTTCGACCACCATCGGCACGCCGGGCAGCACCAGCACCAACTCACCGTTCGTCGACATGGGCACGGTGAACAATACGTCCGGGATCGGCATCGCATTCATCACCGACAACGTCTTGCTCGACCTTGAGCTGACCGCGATGGAGAAGACCGGCAACGGCGAAATCGTCTCGCAGCCCAAGGTGGTCACCTCCGACAAGGAGACTGCGAAGATTCTCAAGGGCACCGAGATTCCGTATCAGGAAGCCAGCTCCAGCGGCGCTACATCGGTGTCTTTCAAGGAGGCCTCGCTGTCGCTGGAAGTGACGCCGCAGATCACCCCCGATAACCGCATCATCATGGAGGTGAAGGTCACCAAGGACGAACCGGACTACCTGAACAAAGTGCAGGATGTACCGCCGATCAAGAAGAACGAGGTCAATGCCAAGGTGCTGGTGAACGACGGCGAGACCATCGTGATCGGGGGCGTTTTCTCAAATACTCAAAGCAAGGTTGTAGATAAGGTGCCATTTCTTGGCGATGTGCCGTATCTTGGCCGCCTTTTCCGGCGTGATGTGGTTTCGGAGAAAAAATCCGAGCTGCTGGTATTTCTCACTCCGCGTATCATGAATAACCAGGCGATTGCTGTGAGTCGTTGATTCTGTGCGAAATTTGATTCTTGTAGGACCGATGGGGGCTGGAAAAAGCACCATCGGCCGATTACTGGCCAAAGAGCTGCGCCTGCCGTTCAAGGATTCCGACAAGGAAATTGAACTGCGTACGGGCGCCAATATCCCGTGGATCTTCGACAAGGAAGGCGAGCCCGGCTTTCGTGACCGTGAGCAGGCGATGATCGCCGAGCTGTGCGCGTTCGACGGCGTGGTGCTGGCGACCGGCGGCGGTGCAGTGATGCGCGATGCCAACCGCAAGGCCCTTCACGAGGGCGGGCGGGTGGTGTATCTGCACGCGTCCGTCGAGCAGCAGGTTGGCCGCACCTCTCGCGACCGCAACCGGCCGTTGCTGCGCACCGCCAATCCGGAGAAAACCTTGCGCGACCTGCTGGCGATCCGTGATCCGCTCTATCGGGAAATCGCCGATCTGGTGGTGGAAACCGACGAGCGGCCACCACGCATGGTCGTGCTCGATATTCTCGACCGCCTGGCGCAGCTTCCGCCCCGTTAAAGCATCGCTCGAAATGCGCTATCCTCGGCGTCCTGTCACAGCCCGCCGAGGTTGTGGCGGATGGCGTGCGAGCGGCGTCATACCCGCTATAGGCCGCAGACAACCAATAATTCAGGGCAGGACGCCTGCTTCCATCTTCACTGTGGGGACACATGCAGACACTCAAGGTCGACCTAGGCGAGCGCAGCTACCCGATTCACATTGGCGAAGGATTACTGGACCAGCCTGAGCTGCTGGCCCCGCATATCCACGGGCGGCAAGTGGCAATCATCTCCAACGAGACCGTTGCGCCGCTCTATCTCGAGCGTCTGACCCGCAGCCTGACGCAGTTCTCGGTGGTTTCCGTGGTGCTGCCCGACGGCGAAGCCTTCAAGAACTGGGAAACCCTTCAACTGATCTTCGACGGTCTGCTGACCGCCCGTCATGACCGTCGCACTACAGTGATCGCCCTCGGTGGCGGCGTAATCGGCGACATGGCCGGTTTCGCAGCCGCCTGCTACCAGCGCGGCGTCGATTTCATCCAGATTCCTACCACGCTGCTGTCCCAGGTCGATTCGTCGGTGGGTGGCAAGACCGGGATCAACCATCCGCTGGGCAAGAACATGGTCGGCGCGTTCTATCAGCCGAACGTGGTGCTGATCGATACCGCGTCCCTGAAAACCCTGCCAGCGCGCGAGCTGTCGGCGGGGCTGGCGGAAGTCATCAAGTACGGCCTTATCTGCGACGAACCGTTCCTGACCTGGCTCGAAGACAACGTCGACGCGTTGCGTGCGCTGGATCAAACGGCCCTGACCTATGCCATCGAGCGCTCCTGCGCTGCCAAGGCCGCAGTAGTCGGCGCCGACGAAAAAGAAACTGGCGTACGGGCTACCCTCAATCTCGGCCACACCTTTGGCCACGCCATCGAAACTCACATGGGCTATGGTGTCTGGTTGCATGGCGAAGCGGTTGCTGCTGGCACCGTGATGGCGCTGGAAATGTCCGCGCGCCTGGGCTGGATCAGCGAGCAGGAGCGCGATCGCGGCATCCGCCTGTTCCAGCGTGCCGGTCTGCCGGTGATCCCGCCGGAAGAGATGACCGAAGCCGATTTTCTTGAACACATGGCAATTGACAAAAAAGTGATCGACGGTCGCTTGCGCCTGGTGCTGCTGCGCCGGATGGGCGAAGCGGTGGTGACCGACGATTATCCGAAAGAGGTTCTACAGGCCACGCTGGGAGCGGATTACCGCGCTCTGGCTCAGCTTAAAGGTTAAAGATTCCGATGACTAGTTTGCATGCCGACGAGGCGTTCCTCGGCCATTTCCAGTTAAGTCACGACCCTTTCGCGCCGCGGGTGCCGGGCTTCAAATTCTTCCCGGCCCAGCGCAAGCCGGTGCTGGGGCAGTTGCATCATCTGGCGCGTTACAGCCAGTTGTTGCTGGTAGTCACCGGCCCGCAGGGCAGCGGCAAGACCCTGCTGCGTCAGGCGCTGGTTGCCAGCACCAACAAGCAATCGGTGCAGAGTGTTGTCGTTTCCGCCCGTGGCGCCGGCGATGCAGCCGGTGTGCTGCGTCAGATTGCCCAGGCGCTGGACGTGGCCCAGGCCGAAGTCGGGGCGATCCTCGATCAGGTCGTGCAGCTCGCGCTGACGGGGCAGGAAGTCTATCTGCTGGTGGACGATGCCGAGCAGCTCGACGAGTCCGCACTTGAAGCCCTGATGGCGCTGGGCGCCGGCGCTCCGGAAGGCCGCCCACACGTGTTCCTGTTCGGTGAGTCGTCGCTGATCGCCCAGCTCGAGGCTTTGCACCTCGAGGAAGAGCGTTTCCACGTCATCGAATTGCAGCCGTACACCGAAGAAGAAACCCGCGAGTATCTCGACCAGCGGCTCGAAGGCGCGGGCCGGGGTGTCGAACTTTTCACCGCGGATCAGATCTCTGATATTCACGAAAGCTCCGAGGGTTGGCCGGGCAACATCAACCAGGTCGCTCGCGATGCTCTGATCGAAGTCATGATTGCCAGCCGCTCTGCGGTCAAGCGTCCAAGTATGGGGTTCAACATGCCGAAGAAACACGTATTGGCGATTTCCGCCGTCGTTGTGGTCGCGGTCGCTGCCGCCTGGCTGATGCCGGGTCGCAACAAGGCGCCGACTACCGGTGCGCCGGCCAACGAGCAGGCGCAACTGCCATTGGGCCAGGGCACGCCGCAGGCGGGTGGCGCGCCGTCCGTCGAATTCAACGGCAATACCCAGCCGATGCCGCTGCCGCTGGTCGGCAACTCGCAGCCGGTGATGCGCGGTCCGTTGGCTGAAGCGGCGGGCGGCATTACCGAAGGCGACGACGGTGTGCCAGTCGAAGGTTCCAGCAACACGCCACCAACCGTGACCACCACTGCTCCACCGGCGGGCGTTCAGGCCGGCCCTGCGCCGACGCCAGTTCCGGTTCCAGTCCCGGCCCTTAAACCGACCCCGGCACCGACCCAGGTCGCTACCGCCAAGCCTGCTCCGGCCACTCCAGCGGCCAAACCGGCTCCAGCGCCTGCCAAGCCTGTTGCCGCCGCCAAACCGGCCGAGAAGCCGGTCACCGTCGCCAAGGCTGCCGGTGGCAGCTGGTACGCCGGTCAGCCGACCAGCAACTACGTGGTGCAGATCCTCGGCACCAGCTCCGAAGCGACCGCGCAAAGCTTCGTCAAGGAGCAGGGCGGCGAGTACCGTTATTTCAAGAAAGTCCTCAACGGCAAGCCTCTCTACGTGATCACCTACGGCAACTTCGCCAATCGTGATGCAGCCGTTTCTGCCATCAAGGCCTTGCCAGCGAAGGTTCAGGCTGGTAAACCTTGGCCTCGCACTGTCGCCAGCGTCCAACAGGAACTGGCAACAACTCGCTGAAGATTCGGCGGCCTTACCCAGGCCGCCTCTCCAAGCACCTCAAAATCTCTACAAGTGCGCGCCGTCTCTACAGACCGCGTGCCTTGTGGTGTCTGCGTCACAGTAGTCTTTGAGTCGTTGCGGTCAAAATTAAAAAAGTTTTGACTAGCACAGCAGATCGCTTTAAACCTTTCACAAATGCGACATGAATTTGCGACATTTCGTCGTCAAATTTGTGAGCCTCTGTGTCGCTGTGTACAATGACCACCCTTTTGCCCCCGCTAAGCCGGCGTACGTTCGGCGCGAGATGCAAGTGGTTGAATTGAAAAGAAATTTGCCTCGAAAAGAGGCAGCCTGGTGAGAAAGTGTCTATGAAAGCAGGTCTGTACCAACCAGATGAATTCAAGGATAACTGCGGTTTCGGCCTGATAGCCCATATGCAGGGCGAGCCCAGTCATACCCTTTTGCAAACGGCCATCGAGGCCCTGACCTGCATGACCCACCGCGGTGGGATTAATGCCGACGGCAAGACCGGTGACGGTTGCGGTCTGCTGATTCAAAAGCCCGACGCGTTCCTGCGTGCCATTGCCCAGGAAACCTTCAGCGTCGAGCTGCCCAAGCAATATGCCGTGGGCATGGTCTTCTTCAATCAGGATCCGGCCAAGGCCGAAGCCGCTCGCGAGAACATGAACCGCGAGATCCTCGCTGAAGGCCTGCAACTGATCGGCTGGCGCAAAGTGCCAATCGACACCAGCGTCCTCGGCCGCCTGGCCCTTGAGCGCCTGCCGCAGATCGAACAGGTGTACATCGGCGGCGAAGGCCTGAGCGATCAGGACATGGCGGTCAAGCTGTTCAGCGCCCGTCGTCGCTCGTCCGTGGCCAACGCCGCCGACACCGACCACTACATCTGCAGCTTTTCCCACAAGACCATCATCTATAAAGGCCTGATGATGCCGGCCGACCTGGCCGCGTTCTATCCGGACCTGGGTGACCAGCGCCTGCAAACCGCAATCTGCGTGTTCCACCAGCGCTTCTCCACCAACACCCTGCCGAAATGGCCGCTGGCCCAGCCATTCCGCTTCCTCGCTCACAACGGCGAGATCAACACCATCACCGGCAACCGCAACTGGGCTCAGGCCCGTCGCACCAAGTTCACCAACGATCTGATGGATCTGGAAGAACTCGGCCCGCTGGTCAACCGTGTCGGTTCCGACTCCTCGAGCATGGACAACATGCTCGAACTGATGGTCACCGGCGGCATCGACCTGTTCCGTGGCGTGCGGATGATCATTCCGCCGGCGTGGCAGAACGTCGAAACCATGGACCCGGATCTGCGTGCGTTCTACGAGTACAACTCGATGCACATGGAGCCGTGGGACGGCCCGGCCGGCGTGGTAATGACCGACGGTCGCTACGCAGTGTGCCTGCTCGACCGTAACGGTCTGCGCCCGGCGCGCTGGGTCACCACCACCAACGGTTTCATCACCCTCGCGTCGGAAATCGGCGTGTGGGACTACAAGCCTGAAGACGTGATCGCTAAAGGCCGTGTCGGTCCTGGCCAGATCTTCGCTGTGGACACCGAAACCGGGCAGATCCTCGACACCGACGCGATCGACAACCGTCTCAAATCCCGTCATCCGTACAAGCAATGGCTGCGCAAGAATGCCCTGCGCATTCAGGCGACCATGGAAGACAACGATCACGGTTCGGCTTTCTACGACGTCGATCAGCTCAAGCAATACATGAAGATGTATCAGGTCACGTTCGAAGAGCGCGATCAGGTACTGCGTCCGCTCGGCGAGCAAGGCTACGAAGCCGTTGGCTCGATGGGCGACGACACGCCGATGGCCGTGCTGTCCCAGCGCGTGCGCACGCCGTACGACTATTTCCGCCAGCAGTTCGCGCAGGTGACCAACCCGCCGATCGACCCGCTGCGTGAAGCGATCGTTATGTCGCTGGAAATCTGCCTCGGTGCCGAGCGCAACATCTTCCAGGAATCGCCGGAACACGCCTCGCGCGTGATCCTCAGCTCGCCGGTCATTTCCCCGGCCAAGTGGCGTTCGCTGATGAACCTCGACCGTCCGGGTTTCGAGCGGCAGATCATCGACCTCAACTACGACGAAAGCGTTGGCCTCGAAGCGGCGATCCGCAATGTCGCCGATCAGGCTGAAGAAGCCGTGCGTGCCGGTCGTACCCAGATCGTTCTGAGCGACCGCCATATCGCCCCGGGCAAACTGCCGATCCACGCTTCGCTGGCCACCGGCGCGGTGCACCACCGCCTGACCGAAAAAGGCCTGCGCTGCGACTCCAACATCCTGGTGGAAACCGCCACCGCACGGGATCCGCATCACTTCGCGGTGCTGATCGGCTTCGGCGCCTCGGCGGTCTATCCGTTCCTCGCGTACGAAGTGCTGGGCGACCTGATCCGTACCGGTGAAGTCCTGGGCGACCTCTACGAGGTGTTCAAGAACTACCGTAAAGGCATCACCAAAGGCCTGTTGAAGATCCTGTCGAAGATGGGCATCTCGACCATCGCGTCCTATCGCGGTGCTCAGCTGTTTGAAGCCATCGGTCTGTCCGAGGAAGTTTGCGAGCTGAGCTTCCGTGGCGTGCCGAGCCGCATCAAGGGTGCGCGTTTCGTCGACATCGAAGCCGAGCAGAAAGCACTGGCCACCGAAGCCTGGAGTCCGCGCAAGCCGATCCAGCAGGGCGGTCTGCTGAAGTTCGTCCACGGTGGCGAATATCACGCGTACAACCCGGACGTGGTCAACACCCTGCAAGCCGCCGTGCAGCAGGGCGACTACGCCAAATTCAAGGAATACACCTCGCTGGTGGACAACCGTCCGGTGTCGATGATCCGCGACCTGTTCAAGGTCAAAACCCTCGACACGCCGCTGGACATCAGTGAAGTCGAGCCGCTGGAATCGGTGCTCAAGCGCTTCGACTCCGCCGGCATCTCGCTGGGCGCCCTGTCGCCGGAAGCTCACGAAGCCCTGGCCGAAGCCATGAACCGCCTGGGTGCGCGTTCCAACTCCGGCGAAGGCGGCGAAGACCCGGCGCGCTACGGCACCATCAAGAGCTCGAAAATCAAACAGGTCGCGACCGGCCGTTTCGGTGTGACCCCGGAATACCTGGTCAACGCCGAAGTGCTGCAGATCAAGGTCGCCCAGGGCGCCAAGCCGGGCGAGGGCGGGCAACTGCCGGGCGGTAAAGTGAACGGGCTGATCGCCAAGCTGCGTTACGCAGTGCCGGGCGTGACCCTGATTTCGCCACCGCCGCACCACGACATCTATTCCATCGAAGACTTGTCGCAGCTGATCTTTGACCTGAAACAGGTCAACCCGAAGGCGCTGGTTTCGGTGAAACTCGTGGCTGAAGCAGGCGTCGGCACCATCGCCGCCGGTGTGGCCAAGGCCTATGCGGACTTGATCACCATCTCCGGCTACGACGGCGGCACCGGTGCTTCGCCGCTGACCTCGATCAAATACGCTGGCGCTCCGTGGGAACTTGGCCTGGCCGAAACCCACCAGACCCTGCGCGGCAACGACCTGCGCGGCAAGGTCCGGGTCCAGACCGACGGCGGCCTGAAAACCGGCCTCGACGTGATCAAGGCAGCCATCCTCGGCGCCGAAAGCTTCGGTTTCGGCACCGCGCCGATGATCGCGCTGGGCTGCAAATACCTGCGCATCTGCCACCTGAACAACTGCGCCACCGGCGTCGCGACCCAGAACGAGAAGCTGCGCAAGGATCACTACATCGGCACCGTCGACATGGTGGTGAACTTCTTCACCTACGTCGCCGAAGAAACCCGTGAGTGGCTGGCCAAGCTGGGCGTGCGTTCCCTCGAAGAGCTGATCGGCCGTACCGATCTGCTGGAAATCCTCGAAGGCCAGACCGCCAAGCAACATCACCTGGATCTGACTCCGCTGCTGGGCAGCGACCACATCCCGGCGGACAAGCCTCAGTTCTGCGGCGTCGAGCGCAACCCGCCCTTCGACCAGGGCCTGCTGGCCGAGAAAATGGTCGAGATGGCGACGTCGGCGATCAACGACCTCAGCGGCGCCGAGTTCGATCTGGATATCTGCAACTGCGACCGTTCGATCGGCGCACGGATCTCCGGCGAAATCGCGCGCAAGCATGGCAACCAGGGCATGGCGAAAGCGCCAATCACCTTCCGCTTCAAGGGCACTGCCGGTCAGAGCTTCGGCGTGTGGAACGCCGGCGGTCTGAACATGTACCTGGAAGGCGACGCCAACGACTACGTCGGCAAAGGCATGACCGGTGGCAAGTTGACCATCGTGCCGCCGAAGGGCAGCGTTTATAAGACTCAGGAAAGCGCCATCATCGGCAACACCTGCCTGTACGGCGCCACGGGCGGCAAGCTGTTCGCCGCCGGCACCGCAGGCGAGCGTTTCGCCGTGCGCAACTCCGGTGCCCACACGGTCGTGGAAGGCACTGGCGATCACTGCTGTGAGTACATGACCGGTGGTTTTGTCTGCGTTCTGGGCAAGACCGGTTACAACTTCGGCTCTGGCATGACCGGCGGTTTCGCCTACGTGCTCGATCAGGACAACACCTTCGTTGACCGGGTCAACCACGAACTGGTGGAAATCCAGCGGATCAGCGGCGAGGCGATGGAAGCCTATCGCAGCCACCTGCAGAACGTGCTGAACGAGTACGTCGCGGAAACCGACAGCGAGTGGGGTCGTGAACTCGCCGAGAACCTCGATGACTACCTGCGTCGTTTCTGGCTGGTCAAGCCGAAGGCTGCCAACCTGAAGTCGTTGCTTTCCAGCACCCGTGCCAACCCGCAGTGATATGCGCCTGAAGAGTTTGATGAGGTTTTAACAATGGCTGAACGTCTGAATAACGACTTCCAGTTCATCGATGTCGGGCGCAAGGATCCGAAGAAGAAACTGTTGCGTCAACGCAAGAAAGAGTTCGTGGAAATCTACGAACCGTTCAAACCCCAGCAGTCGGCCGATCAGGCCCACCGCTGCCTGGGTTGCGGCAACCCGTATTGCGAATGGAAGTGCCCGGTGCACAACTTCATTCCGAACTGGCTGAAACTGGTGGCCGAGGGCAACATCCTCCAGGCCGCCGAGCTGTCGCACCAGACCAACACCCTGCCGGAAGTCTGCGGCCGGGTGTGCCCGCAAGATCGTCTGTGCGAGGGTGCCTGCACCCTTAACGACGGCTTCGGCGCGGTGACCATCGGTTCGGTCGAGAAGTACATCACCGACACCGCGTTCGCCATGGGCTGGCGCCCGGACATGTCCAAGGTCAAACCGACCGGCAAGCGCGTCGCGATCATCGGCGCGGGCCCGGCGGGTCTGGGTTGTGCCGACGTGCTGGTGCGTGGCGGCGTGACGCCTGTGGTGTTCGACAAGAACCCGGAAATCGGCGGTCTGCTGACCTTCGGCATCCCCGAGTTCAAGCTCGAGAAGACCGTGCTGAGCAATCGCCGCGAAGTCTTCACCGGCATGGGCATCGAGTTCCGCCTCAACACCGAGGTCGGCAAGGACGTGACCATGGAGCAACTGCTCGCCGAATACGATGCCGTGTTCATGGGCATGGGCACCTACACCTACATGAAGGGCGGTTTTGCCGGTGAGGATCTGCCGGGCGTCTATGACGCGCTGGACTTCCTGATCGCCAACGTCAATCGCAACCTGGGCTTTGAAAAGTCGCCGGAAGATTTCGTCGACATGAAAGGCAAGAAGGTCGTGGTGCTGGGCGGCGGCGACACGGCGATGGACTGCAACCGCACCTCGATCCGCCAGGGCGCCAAGTCGGTGACCTGCGCCTATCGTCGTGACGAAGCGAACATGCCCGGCTCGCGCAAAGAGGTGAAGAACGCCAAGGAAGAAGGCGTGAAATTCCTCTACAACCGCCAGCCAATCGCCATCGTCGGCGAAGACAAGGTCGAAGGCGTGAAAGTGGTCGAGACCCGTCTCGGCGAGCCTGACGCCCGTGGCCGTCGCAGCCCAGAGCCGATTCCGGGCTCCGAAGAGATCATTCCGGCCGACGCCGTGGTCATCGCTTTCGGTTTCCGCCCGAGCCCGGCGCCGTGGTTCGAACAGTTCGAAATCCAGACCGACAGCCAGGGCCGCGTCGTTGCGCCCGAGCAAGGTCAGTACAAGCACCAGACCAGCAACCCGAAAATCTTCGCCGGTGGCGACATGGTGCGCGGTTCCGACCTGGTGGTGACGGCGATCTTCGAAGGCCGCAATGCGGCTGAAGGGATCCTGGATTACCTGGGGGTCTAACCCGGTTCAAAACTGCACCGCAATACCTGTGGGAGCTGGCTCGCCAGCGATTGCATCAACTTGGTTTACCTGAAAAAACCGAGTTGCCTGCATCGCTGGCAAGCCAGCTCCCACAGTGTTTCTCAGTGTTGCTGATAGCGCATTTCCAGCGCGACAAATTGACCCGATAGACAAAAGGCTGACCTGCATCCGTGCCTTTTGCGTCGCGCTCTGAGAAAATGCCCGCACTTTTTTTCCGGATGCCGACATGACTGCCCTGAAGAACGACCGTTTCCTCCGCGCCCTGCTCAAGCAACCCGTAGACGTCACCCCTGTGTGGATGATGCGCCAGGCCGGCCGCTACCTGCCGGAATACCGCGCCAGCCGCGCCCAGGCCGGTGATTTCATGAGCCTGTGCATGAATCCGGAATTCGCCTGCGAAGTCACGCTGCAACCCCTCGACCGCTATCCGCAACTGGACGCGGCGATCCTGTTCTCCGACATCCTCACCATCCCCGATGCCATGGGCCAGGGCCTGTACTTCGAGACCGGTGAAGGTCCGCGCTTCAAGAAAGTCGTCAGCACCCTGGCCGACATCGAAGCCCTGCCGATCCCGGATCCGCACAAAGACCTCGGCTACGTGATGGACGCGGTCAGCACCATCCGCCGCGAACTGAACGGCCGCGTGCCGCTGATCGGTT
The window above is part of the Pseudomonas fluorescens genome. Proteins encoded here:
- a CDS encoding AAA family ATPase, producing MTSLHADEAFLGHFQLSHDPFAPRVPGFKFFPAQRKPVLGQLHHLARYSQLLLVVTGPQGSGKTLLRQALVASTNKQSVQSVVVSARGAGDAAGVLRQIAQALDVAQAEVGAILDQVVQLALTGQEVYLLVDDAEQLDESALEALMALGAGAPEGRPHVFLFGESSLIAQLEALHLEEERFHVIELQPYTEEETREYLDQRLEGAGRGVELFTADQISDIHESSEGWPGNINQVARDALIEVMIASRSAVKRPSMGFNMPKKHVLAISAVVVVAVAAAWLMPGRNKAPTTGAPANEQAQLPLGQGTPQAGGAPSVEFNGNTQPMPLPLVGNSQPVMRGPLAEAAGGITEGDDGVPVEGSSNTPPTVTTTAPPAGVQAGPAPTPVPVPVPALKPTPAPTQVATAKPAPATPAAKPAPAPAKPVAAAKPAEKPVTVAKAAGGSWYAGQPTSNYVVQILGTSSEATAQSFVKEQGGEYRYFKKVLNGKPLYVITYGNFANRDAAVSAIKALPAKVQAGKPWPRTVASVQQELATTR
- the pilQ gene encoding type IV pilus secretin PilQ; this translates as MNRIFSTLGFSLWIALLSPMVQAANLKALDVAALPGDRVELKLSFDGPPPQPKGYTTDSPARIALDLPGVASQLASKTRDLGSGNARTATVVEANNRTRLIISLTQLAPYDTRVEGNTVFVVVGQGSKAAAPRTAARAPRAAPAAAPVRTYTPTARAIRGVDFQRGTAGEGNVVIDLSDPAIAPDIQEHDGKIILSFARTQLPEPLRVRLDVKDFATPVQFVNAGVSGDRAMITVEPSGTFDYSTYQTDNKLTVSIRPLTIDDLQKRNADRNSYNGEKLSLNFQDIDVRSVLQLIADFTNLNLVASDTVQGGITLRLQNVPWDQALDLVLKTKGLDKRKVGNVLLVAPADEIAARERQELESQKQIAELAPLRRELLQVNYAKAADIAKLFQSVTSAEAKVDERGSITVDERTNNIIAYQTQDRLDELRRIVAQLDIPVRQVMIEARIVEANVDYDKSLGVRWGGSIQNKGNWNTSGVSNGSSTTIGTPGSTSTNSPFVDMGTVNNTSGIGIAFITDNVLLDLELTAMEKTGNGEIVSQPKVVTSDKETAKILKGTEIPYQEASSSGATSVSFKEASLSLEVTPQITPDNRIIMEVKVTKDEPDYLNKVQDVPPIKKNEVNAKVLVNDGETIVIGGVFSNTQSKVVDKVPFLGDVPYLGRLFRRDVVSEKKSELLVFLTPRIMNNQAIAVSR
- the gltB gene encoding glutamate synthase large subunit, translating into MKAGLYQPDEFKDNCGFGLIAHMQGEPSHTLLQTAIEALTCMTHRGGINADGKTGDGCGLLIQKPDAFLRAIAQETFSVELPKQYAVGMVFFNQDPAKAEAARENMNREILAEGLQLIGWRKVPIDTSVLGRLALERLPQIEQVYIGGEGLSDQDMAVKLFSARRRSSVANAADTDHYICSFSHKTIIYKGLMMPADLAAFYPDLGDQRLQTAICVFHQRFSTNTLPKWPLAQPFRFLAHNGEINTITGNRNWAQARRTKFTNDLMDLEELGPLVNRVGSDSSSMDNMLELMVTGGIDLFRGVRMIIPPAWQNVETMDPDLRAFYEYNSMHMEPWDGPAGVVMTDGRYAVCLLDRNGLRPARWVTTTNGFITLASEIGVWDYKPEDVIAKGRVGPGQIFAVDTETGQILDTDAIDNRLKSRHPYKQWLRKNALRIQATMEDNDHGSAFYDVDQLKQYMKMYQVTFEERDQVLRPLGEQGYEAVGSMGDDTPMAVLSQRVRTPYDYFRQQFAQVTNPPIDPLREAIVMSLEICLGAERNIFQESPEHASRVILSSPVISPAKWRSLMNLDRPGFERQIIDLNYDESVGLEAAIRNVADQAEEAVRAGRTQIVLSDRHIAPGKLPIHASLATGAVHHRLTEKGLRCDSNILVETATARDPHHFAVLIGFGASAVYPFLAYEVLGDLIRTGEVLGDLYEVFKNYRKGITKGLLKILSKMGISTIASYRGAQLFEAIGLSEEVCELSFRGVPSRIKGARFVDIEAEQKALATEAWSPRKPIQQGGLLKFVHGGEYHAYNPDVVNTLQAAVQQGDYAKFKEYTSLVDNRPVSMIRDLFKVKTLDTPLDISEVEPLESVLKRFDSAGISLGALSPEAHEALAEAMNRLGARSNSGEGGEDPARYGTIKSSKIKQVATGRFGVTPEYLVNAEVLQIKVAQGAKPGEGGQLPGGKVNGLIAKLRYAVPGVTLISPPPHHDIYSIEDLSQLIFDLKQVNPKALVSVKLVAEAGVGTIAAGVAKAYADLITISGYDGGTGASPLTSIKYAGAPWELGLAETHQTLRGNDLRGKVRVQTDGGLKTGLDVIKAAILGAESFGFGTAPMIALGCKYLRICHLNNCATGVATQNEKLRKDHYIGTVDMVVNFFTYVAEETREWLAKLGVRSLEELIGRTDLLEILEGQTAKQHHLDLTPLLGSDHIPADKPQFCGVERNPPFDQGLLAEKMVEMATSAINDLSGAEFDLDICNCDRSIGARISGEIARKHGNQGMAKAPITFRFKGTAGQSFGVWNAGGLNMYLEGDANDYVGKGMTGGKLTIVPPKGSVYKTQESAIIGNTCLYGATGGKLFAAGTAGERFAVRNSGAHTVVEGTGDHCCEYMTGGFVCVLGKTGYNFGSGMTGGFAYVLDQDNTFVDRVNHELVEIQRISGEAMEAYRSHLQNVLNEYVAETDSEWGRELAENLDDYLRRFWLVKPKAANLKSLLSSTRANPQ
- a CDS encoding FAD-dependent oxidoreductase — encoded protein: MAERLNNDFQFIDVGRKDPKKKLLRQRKKEFVEIYEPFKPQQSADQAHRCLGCGNPYCEWKCPVHNFIPNWLKLVAEGNILQAAELSHQTNTLPEVCGRVCPQDRLCEGACTLNDGFGAVTIGSVEKYITDTAFAMGWRPDMSKVKPTGKRVAIIGAGPAGLGCADVLVRGGVTPVVFDKNPEIGGLLTFGIPEFKLEKTVLSNRREVFTGMGIEFRLNTEVGKDVTMEQLLAEYDAVFMGMGTYTYMKGGFAGEDLPGVYDALDFLIANVNRNLGFEKSPEDFVDMKGKKVVVLGGGDTAMDCNRTSIRQGAKSVTCAYRRDEANMPGSRKEVKNAKEEGVKFLYNRQPIAIVGEDKVEGVKVVETRLGEPDARGRRSPEPIPGSEEIIPADAVVIAFGFRPSPAPWFEQFEIQTDSQGRVVAPEQGQYKHQTSNPKIFAGGDMVRGSDLVVTAIFEGRNAAEGILDYLGV
- the aroK gene encoding shikimate kinase AroK, encoding MRNLILVGPMGAGKSTIGRLLAKELRLPFKDSDKEIELRTGANIPWIFDKEGEPGFRDREQAMIAELCAFDGVVLATGGGAVMRDANRKALHEGGRVVYLHASVEQQVGRTSRDRNRPLLRTANPEKTLRDLLAIRDPLYREIADLVVETDERPPRMVVLDILDRLAQLPPR
- the aroB gene encoding 3-dehydroquinate synthase, whose protein sequence is MQTLKVDLGERSYPIHIGEGLLDQPELLAPHIHGRQVAIISNETVAPLYLERLTRSLTQFSVVSVVLPDGEAFKNWETLQLIFDGLLTARHDRRTTVIALGGGVIGDMAGFAAACYQRGVDFIQIPTTLLSQVDSSVGGKTGINHPLGKNMVGAFYQPNVVLIDTASLKTLPARELSAGLAEVIKYGLICDEPFLTWLEDNVDALRALDQTALTYAIERSCAAKAAVVGADEKETGVRATLNLGHTFGHAIETHMGYGVWLHGEAVAAGTVMALEMSARLGWISEQERDRGIRLFQRAGLPVIPPEEMTEADFLEHMAIDKKVIDGRLRLVLLRRMGEAVVTDDYPKEVLQATLGADYRALAQLKG